The Mercenaria mercenaria strain notata chromosome 6, MADL_Memer_1, whole genome shotgun sequence genome contains the following window.
TCTTCCCGTTGCCTGTAGGAATATGGTTTTGTTTGATAACAATACTTtacttttttcataaacaatGCTTTGAAGTTTTTATGCGATTAAAACTAGTATTTTAAATTAGAACAAAGCATTTTGGGAATATTTACTTTCACAATCTATCctattttaaattgatttaactTTTCCGTATTTTACGTAATATAGTGTAATAAATATGTATGAAAAGGTATTGTTTGGTAAAAAAGAGCATATTTGATGAATTATAATAATTTATGAATTACAGACAAAAGATAATTGTTTTCAAAGAAACAGTTTACTTCCTTGTCGATAAATGTTTTATCTTGTCCATACTTGTAGGTACGCTACGAAAAGGACGCACAATCAATAGTGATATGATATAAAGAATGATATTGCTAACAGTTATATAATAGTATAAACAGTGCAGTATGTCTACCTACGAAGTTCCCAACGAAAAACTGACATATTGGCTAAAGTCACACTTTGCATTATATATTACAAGGGAAGCTTtaaaaccatttgtaaatatcGTTGTCgaacaatttcaaaataacacaCTAGATGATATCTACAAAACAAAAGGTATACCTCAGGGGACTAAATGTTACGCTTGCTGTATTCAAAATTTACTACATTGTTCTACTAAAGGCatttgtacctttaaaaacaATCAATGTAAATTCCATGATGAACCCACAAAGCAACACAGGCCTTGCCCGAAACGTATTTGTGATGAGCTATGTAACCAGATCAAAAGAATTCACAGATTTATCCCATCATGGAAGAACACGGACTCGAGAAAGTGGAACGTGGATCCATTTGAAATCTGCAAATGTTACATGTCAGCGGAAGGCTATGAGCATGTCACGTGTTTGGACAAAACCGATTTTAACGGGATAATAAACGTTGTGATAAATCACAAAGGGTTTCAGGAAAAAATGGATGACGACTTGTCAAGTAAAGACAACATTTGTTGTAAGgtaaatgacaatatttttttcttctatgTTTTAGATAAAACGTTCCAGTTCTTCCATTGCCTAGAATACAATACTATAAAGATTCTGATtctttcatatgtcatcaaattttgtttgttttgggattaaggccgtttttcaacagtttttcagttgaaaacaggtttgtaccaatacaaacctgttctccgcaagtaactgccaacttccccacatgaatcagaggtggaggactaaagatttcagacacaatgtcgtttatcaaatagtcacagagaacatgcgccccgcccgaggatcgaactcgcgaccccgcgatccgtagaccgacgctcttacctactgagctaagcgggcgggtttcatATGTTATCAAAAGTGGCTTTTTAGACATACGTGTATTTGAAATCTTATCTATATTACACCCATGTCTACCAATTTTATGTAACGCCATTCATCTGTTAATCATTTTCCAGGCAAGACAAGTAGGAAGGGACATCAGACATTCAAATCTTAGTGTTGAGGCAGCTGATTTCAGTTCGCATATAGATATTTTGGTTGAGCTTTTGTCGGATAAGGGGTACTTACTAAACAACAAGGACGCACAGGAGGCATGTCGCAAGTTGAAACAAGTAAGAAATCTACAACACTTAAGGATGAGAATCAggcattgagaaacaaaactcaaacaacaccgaatcatagaaagaaagagttgtttgacatgaaaattgaacagcatgtaaaacatgtatattattttacgaAGCTAGTGTCAGTATACTTATAAagacattgaattccggaaaaggaccacctaaaggggctccacttccggacagttaaacgcctttaaaaactcaccatttttaaagaatagttgcacatgttcgttttgatgcatttgcgatagcgtgcgagtggtgaaatttcgcataacaaggtggaacacagttttcagcaattgtttatctgtatttctttacaaatggtattcattttcaaagggagacaactttttcggaaTACTTCAGGTACAGATGGCATTCATTTTCGgaggggaaacaactttttccgattattttaagtaatcgtcgagaaaaagttgtttccctttgaaaatgaatgccatttgtaaagaaataaagataaacaattgctggaAACTGTGTttcaccttgttatgtgaaatttcaccactcgcacgccattgaaaatgcattaaaacgaacatgtgtaacagttcgttgaaaatggtgagtttttaaaggggtttgactgtccggaagtggggcccctacaggcagtcattttctggaattcaatgtttatatcagtatactgacacttgtttcgtaaagtaataaacatcttttacatgctgttcaattttcatgtcaaacaaatctttctttctatgacttggtgctgtttgatttttgtttctctaGGACTTCTTCGTAACCTTAATTATTTGAGAAAGCGGATAAAGTTTGTTACAGTGTAGATCTTATCTCTTCAACTAACTTATAATGAAACTTGAAATCTAAAGATCTAGAAATTTACTAAATATTGCACAAATGCCAGCCGAGTGATAAAACATTTCGAGCGAGTaagcatccagctggcttacggaaggtcggtggttctacccaggtgcccgctcgtgatgaaataatgcacggaggggcacctggggtcttcctccaccattaaaagctggaaagtcgccatatgacatatcatgtgtcggtgcgacgttaaatcaaaaaaaaaaaaaaaaaaaaaaaatatgaaacatactTTTGAACATGCTTGATCGTTTTAAGGCCAGTTTCTCGCCGtcacttttcaattttaaataatttgacaaGCTTTTTACCAGTGATACAAAGTGAACATCTTTGGTAAAATATTAGGAGTTTAACCAGAGATATTGAGGGAGTGCAGAAAGTtcgataaaatgaaataaaggtgatagtttattttcttttgatgcCAGACGCCTTCATGCAAATACTTGATACAGATCTGGAATTAAATCTGTATTGTTTTTGGCTCGTCTCGGCGGGTGGGTATTACgatagtattttatttaaataaggaAAAAGAAGTTTTCGAGTAAggtttttaccttgctttctgttcAGTGAGCTTtcggcaagctgagaaccagctaacTTATTGCAATTAGTCCTATAATAGTCTTTCTATATGAAAATTGTTTGCTTTCGatgttagtacatgtatatatgtgtatgtatgtacAGTTACGCCAGTGTAAGttaaatctaaatctaaatcCGGCTAGATCGGTGAAAAAGACCTTTGTTAAAGGAAGCTATTAAATCCAAACAAAGATTCCTGTCGCATATTGGTATAATTGTCATTGTTTTTATTAGCTTGGCCCAGGAGTTTATTAACATTACGACTATATGTGTTATTTCCATTGTCTCTGAAGCGGATACAAGTGAAATTTAGGTCATAGCCACAGATTTTGAAATCTCGATTATGTTGAATAGTAACATAACAAACGGGCCACTGGTTTGCTTTTACAAAACGTTAACCTTGTAAATAACATTATACTACCCGACCGTGATTGTGAGATCAAATACATAGTttcataatataatcaaattgtCAATTTGGGCGATCACGTGATATTCTCTAAATCTTAACACGACACTTGAAGTGTAGATCAATTATTAAGACTAGATAAGACTTTATCTATATTTTAGAGATTATATATCCTCCTTAATTACCTTGCTTCTTATCAATATTATCAGGGATTGTTGACTCACATCCTCAATACTACTAGTAATTATAGCGTATGTATTCGTACGTGCATTTGTGTGCGTGCGCGCGCATATTTCTTTTAAGTTGTTGATATGTGTCGTTTATGTGGGGATGGCAGGGTAGGGCGTAATAAATGTTGCCAACTGTTAGAAACTGAATTTCTTTTTCATGCGAATGCAAAGAAGTATGCTAACCAAATATGATGTTGTTTTCATATTCTATATTTTTTCGAATATTTTCTTCCCATTACTCTACATTCAGGGTAGCCAACTCGCATCGCACACACGATGAAAATTGCACGATTCAGGTCACATTTTTTCTTATAGTTTTCTTGTTTCTtaacagattttaataaaataaaaagcgtAGAAGACATGAAAATAGGTGCTTTCCTCGCCACAACGCGTCTGCATGAGGGTCTTGATACTTTTCTAAAACACTTTTCTCTAATATTTTTTTCACGGGCCAGATACATACTATAATAAGGACTAATTGTTTGACGGCAGTATTGGTCAAGAGAAGTAGACTTTTTGTGCTGATGAAAgcatttgtttttctgtcttcgatgttttttatcttattaaaatcCAACATGTCACTaggaaattacaaacaaaatgttacatgaaTTGAGCGATTCTCGTGTATAAGATATCAAACAGTCACATGGCTTTAGGTCCGTTTGGAACACGGTCCTGTAAGTATATGTAAAAGAGATGAGATCTTATTGTCCCTATTGTaaaaattcagttttgtttatgaagcggacatattttcttttaaagtcaCACCAAGTGTACTTTACATTTCTTACTGCAGCTCAAAACGAGTGGATTGGTAATAATAGAAGATAGCGagaattttgaaaggatgatgaCAGAATTACTTACTGGCTTGGACCTTAATACAAAACACAAAGTCAGAGAAATGGAAGCTAGTTTGAAGGATAACTTAGAAAAAAATCAGGTAGTAACAAGTTTATCTGTGTAGAAACGAGcaaattagcaaaatatttttacaccacacattttacataaaatcggTAATGTTACGTTTTGTCTGAtctaaatttcaatttcatgttGATTTTAGAATTTCGAATCGTTTGTTACGATCActgaataaaatgaatgaatCGTTGACACTTTTTCGGTATTTCAGAATTTAGAGCTGATCTCATAAAGTATTACCGCAATCGACATAGCACATTTCCAATTTCACCACTCCAAGAAAACACAGATGAAAACTTAGTTGAGCTGTATGTTCAGCCAGAAATGTATGTAGCAACTCCATACGGAAGGGTACATATTGGCAATTATCAAGAACTCTTTCATGAAAAACTAGGAAGCAAACAAAAAACCAgggaactgaatgagatatatATCACCTCTGCATCTGGAATTGGTAAAACGTCCTACGGAAAAAGAATGGCTATGGCATGGTGTCAAGCTCATGACCCATTAGATGAAGATCAGGAATGGTTTGATGAGTTAGATTTGGAAGAAATGAAACGCTTTGAATTCTTTTTCTTTATTCCACTGCGTGATATCAAACGTCTTAACAGTTATATTGACGACATGATTTCACAAGAAATTATTTCCGATCTGGCAGGAGGGCACAATTATGAGGTTTCAAATTTTCTTCAGGAAATCTTAAGACAACATCGTTGTCTTATCTTCCTTGACGGACTAGACGAATATACAAGTCAAGCAGAAAGTCCATTGAATCAAGCTTCAAAAATACCAAAACGAAAAGTGCGAAATAACTGCACTTATATTACTACGACTAGACCATGGAAACTAGAAAATGTGAGATTAACAAAGAAACAGATCGAAAGAAAAGTAGAAATGTGTGGTTTGAACACGGAATCTGCGGATAGGCTTATCGAATTAGTCATTGCAAAGTTGAAAGACGCCTATGGGCTCGAAAAGGACCCAGAAGATTGCAAAACGGAACTAAAACTAAGAAAACTTGAAGGATTTAAATCTATTCCAATAGTTCTTCTACAACTGATATGTCTTTGGTACGCTGGTAAGCCTTTAGGAAGTTCACAATGTGAAGTTTATAGTAACATGTTGGAGCTTCTCTTCAGCAGAGCCAACCAGAAATATCCTGGTACGGCGACTGAGGGTGATGGAGATCCAATCATGTTACCTGGCTGCTTTGAAAAACACATCAACTGCAGGAAGAACCAAACACTTTTAATATCACTTGGGAAATTATCTTTCAATGCCTTATTTCGCGGAAGCCTCGATTCACCATACGTtataaataaatcttttgtaGTACCTTGTAATATATCTGAAGCTCAGTTACAATATTGCCATCAGGTAGGCATACTTACGCAAGTCAAAGTGGAAGACCATATTCTGGGCCAAGAACAGAGCTTCTCGTTTCTTCATCAGACCTTTCAAGAGTTTCTTGCTGGACTTTATATTTCTACGACAAGTTTACAAGAAACTAGCAAAATACTGTCAAATACCTTTCGCTCGGTTGCAGACATTGTAGAAATGTCAACCATCTTTACTGTCATAAGTGGGTTGCGCCCAGCTATTATATCCAATTTGGTGTCATCTCTTGGATCCATTCTAGTCGAGGATCCATGTATAGGTGAATACATGGGAGGTATTGATCATGGCGATACGAACTTCAATCTAAAGCGTTTACAATCTGTAATGTTGGACTGCTTAAAAGAAAGCCAAGATAACGGACATGGTAACTTGAAATTATATCTTGTGTGCATTTTTATCAGAGGAGGGTGTCAACAACCACCACACCATCTAACCAATCTGAAACGTATTCTAATAGACAATGCATATACTCTTAAAGCAATAgatattgttaatattgatgaggATACTGTAAACGAGCTTCAGTTAGTGCAATCCATTAATACCATTGAAAAGATCAGTATTCATGATTGTAAACTAGCAGAACTTGTTCAAGGACTTATATGCAAATCTGCTAACAACCTGTCGTGTTTGCAGATTAGGACTGTTTCACCAGGTACAAACTTTCTGTCAGCCTTAGAGAATTGCCATAATTTGAGAAGTTTGTCTGTTTGGGATGTCCTGCTAGAGCACGAATCATTTGAAAGTCTTGCAACCTTTTTGTCCGCAAGCAAACAAATGAAGCAAATTGAATTAAGAAGCATAGAGTGTGCAACAGAAAATGGGCAGGCGATACAATGTGAAGGGCATCATATCGACCTTTCATCACATACAGAATTAGAGACATTTGACACATTCGATACAAAAATTTTTGTGAATGGTTTGAATACCCAAAACCTGACATACTGTGCTCTACGCTCGTTCCCAAGTACAGAAGATATTGCGGACGTGTTGTTACTGTTAAAGAATTCCTCAAAATTGAAACATCTTATATGTACTAATCTGGCTAATATAGATAGGATAAATCAGATTTTACCAACGCTGATGGCTCTGAAGCACTTAGAGGTCCTTTTGTCTACAAAAGAATTACCAACTGATGTTGAGACATCAGCAAGTTCGGTACAGATATCAAGGAACATGACGTCACTTGAAACAGTGACACTCCAGCACTTTAGAATGACGAAAGCATCATTCCATCAATTTGTCGATGGTTTACTTGATTTGGAACAAAAGGTCACTGTACACCTAGGAGATAGAAGCTTTATTTCAACGGATGACTTTAAAGGTGCAATAGAGATTGTCGAGTCAAATCCTGAATGCAAAGTCATAAAGACCGAGACAGATGGAAAGATTTTTGCTTTTAACACTACTGAGAGACGATTTGCTGGACATAACCAAACAAAAACCACAAACAATGAATCAAAAGAAAACGATAAATCAGTCGTGATCATAAACGGGAAGAATTCATATATCAATAATTTCCGAAAGGTGTTGATAATAATTCTTGGAATAATATTTGTGATAACAATAACATTACTGGCGTTTTCCAGTTCAGACGTCAGAGGAAGAGATCTTTAGGAGTGTTGTGTCCTAAGATAAAATGAGACAAGAAAAGAGACAATCACATTTCAAATTATAACTATTCTTAATTAGAAGCATATgaaattaaagtttttctttattttgtgaGATTATAAGACCAAATCATTAAGTCATTAATAGAACCAATAAAAGATTCTTTGAATGATTTCACCtcagaaaatacaaatttaaattttaacataataGAATCGGAATGTATGATTAATTCTGAGTTGTCTGTAGCAGGTCATGTTCAGATGTCttctgaaatgaaacatttttataaatgaagAGATACGTGTATTCATTTTCGgtgtattggtaaagacagcgggaaagtttttattgccgctacgccccgggttcgattcccgacttgggcatcttttttcttgatttggcattttagaaacaaaaactcatattcaaTGTTCACagtatgaccaaacttcaagtttaaagaaagatcatttttagccaaaatctggaagCCAGTgccttaaaaaaatatataaattcacAGCTTTAAATATACTGAGAAAGTAGGCTTCTTGCTGAAAAATCCAGAAATTGCATTATTATGTATTAAAAATTCTTATAGTATTTTAAGTAGGATAaatcttttacattttgtatatcattgattatttgtaaatgtgtaaatatgTACGTAAGAAATGCTTACTTGGTActacagttttaataaaaaaatgatagACGGAAGTAagtgtgtaaataaaaataaattctatagACGTTTTCAGCTACTTGTAGACAGATTAAAATCTCATATTTTATTTCTGACAAGaaagtttttcattattttatatttgacgCAATTTTACTTTGTATTCATATGTTTGCATATCGTTCAAAGAGAGACACTTATCTTATAATTTCCTTATTGTTTTATTGCTTGATAAGCCAGTGGTGGCtagtttgtaaaatatatgtcttgaaattttattaatttgattaaagCCTGTGAGGCAATACAGTATGATAATAtcttcattttgatatatttgtaccTAAACATCGCATATATACAAACATACGATGACATATCACGTTCAATTCTTTCGACAAAAATGCGTATTTTCTCATATATTAGTAAGAAATTATTACTTACATAACTCAAAGGTGTTACGTACAAATCCAgcataaacattaaatacatgaAACCGTCAGTGAATCGTCCAAACTAATATAAATCGAAGCATTGCCAGCGCATAATTGGTATCGAAATTACACTGTTTAAAATGACGTAAAAGGGCGCACATAATAATCAATATCTTGTGAACATTCAATTGTCACCGGTTGCATACCACGAAATTTTGATCGTTGAAGATTGTAGTACGTCTCCCATTATTTCAAAGTATTGACAAATCATTCTTTGAACGTTTACAAATAATTTTTTCTAAGCGCTTGCCAAAAAAAGACGTAAACAGATATCGCAAATTCTCGATAAAGACGTCAACGTCCATAAGCCCCTAAATAACATTCCACGACACATATAATGTACTTATTGATGGGCTGGGCCGAAAGGTATTACAACATTAGCTTTAGCTCACCCAAATGTTCTTTGGCTCCATAGAAGGTTCCAACAAAGGATTCAAGGCTTGTCCCTCTCGGTTTTGTGTCTTTTTAAACTTGTGTATCGGTAGGCTTTTGATGATAAACATTGAACATAAGATGTTAGAACCCGTGTATGTCCTAGATACCTACGGTGTAATGCAAACCCCTAGCCTGGCTGCCTCTTATCATAATTgttatttattagctcacctgagccaaaggctcaatgtgagctttgtgaccgcttgatgtccgtcgtccatcgtgcgtCGTCTTCCTTCAACAATTTCTACTAAAATCTTTTTCCTCAAAACTActttacaccaaacttaacaggaattaTCCTTGGATGGCCCCTTTAAATTGTCCAAAGATTTAAAATTCATGCAGAATTGTGGTTGCCGTAGCAACCTTggggaaaatctttaaaaaatttcttctcagaaactgttagccagctttcaaatatattttgcagAAATGATGTCTAGGTGACTATCTACCAAATTTGCTCAAGCCGTTCTTTTTCggtaaaaacatggccgccagggggcggggcttattttttctatatggctatagtgtaaattttcaaaaatcttcttcttcaaaaccactgggcagactgacaccaaacttcacaggaatgattctttgGGTGGATAccttcaaaattgcccaaagaattaaaatcaatacagaactgtggttgccatggcaaccgaaaggaaaatctttaaaaatcttcttctcagaaactttCTGTCGGAtttcaaatacaatgtacattttgtagAAATTATCTCTAGGCGACCCCCTACCAAAAGTGCTTAAGCAGTTCTTTTTCGGCAAAAAAATATGGCCATCAGGaagcggggcttattttccctatatgtatatattgtaaatttcataaatcttcttctctgaaacccaAAGGcatagaacttagatatttggcatgttacaTTGTCTAATGGACTTCTactaagagtgttcaaattacGATCCCAGGGTTAATATTGGCCCACCCCGTGGtcccttgattttacatagagctctatatgaaaaataaacatgaaaaaaaaacttcttctttgGAACCGCGAGGCACAGGGCTTATATATTTTGCATGTGGAcctataccaagattgttcaattcaTGACCCAGATGCTATTAAAAGCTCCACCCCGAGGGTCACTTGGTGTTACCTGGACTTGTACAGGAAAAAGGTTCAAAAGTGTTTTAGTCATAATTCATAagttgtttaattataattagctGAGGACCCGGAATAATTATGACATACACCAGgcccgtaggaagcatttttagaTTGGGGGACACAACCTATGTTTCCATAATTATTGGGTCTTTATGGTAAAATGAAAATTACATACAACGGCGTAATCTCATCATATGTATGCGATATAGTCTGTCTTTAAAGCAAAAAACCCTCCGTTTTGCTAATAGACATAACGCGTTTTGTGGACTGATCAGTCTCTTTTTGTTCTTCGTCTCACGTACATTTTCACCTGTTTCTGTTTGCAGAAGGTGGATAAGCATACATTTATAATTCAAATGCAGTGTCAAATACTTTCCTgcgtcattattttatatagtgccaaagttatgtccagaaaacgaagtttttcaaaaaatttaagtatgaaaagggcattatttggtcaaaaatacaaatcagagttatggggattgctacctaacatgcagatgatgatgatacagaaacatttcaagtttcaaatcattatcttatattctactaaagttatatccagattGCGAATATTGTCAAAAAACtgtaagtatgaaaggggcataattctgtcaaaaatacaattagagttatagggattgtaaccacacatgcagatgataattataaagaaatattttttatttcaaatcattatcttttaaagtaccaaagataattttatgtctataaacgaagctttcaaaaaatttaacatgaaaatagttccaagtataacaacttggtgaccttgaccttgagtataatgggcccagcccctgcacatactttgtttgtatgctggacaatgttcaTGTGACGATACAGTAAGAGATAAGCAATAGTAAgcaagatatgacagaaaaacaaaggttgccgaaaaactttaaccttaaaaataacctaagtataacaccttggtaaccttgaccttgggtaaaatggacccagcccctgcacatactttgtttgtatgctggacaatgtttatgtgaagttatagtaaaatataagcaatagtagcaaatatatgacagaaaaacaaaggttgccgaaaaacctttaccttaaaaataacctaagtataacaccttggtgaccttgaccttatgtataatgggtccagcccctgcacatactttgtttgcatgctgaacaatgttaatgtgaagttacagtaagatataagcaatagtaacaaagaaaacaaagCTTGCCGAAACACTTCAAcgaagaaagctcacgccgacgccgacgccgacgccggggcgagtagaatagcaactctccgaatagtggagctaaaaagcaAGTTTCGAATAGCTTGTTTTTATGAATCAGGGGACACTTCTTTGAAAGaattttatttccagatatacacaagttaGGCCTAGGTACAATAGTACTGTGCCATGGTTTGTTGGTTGACTGACTGGTTTGGGCTTtatgtaaatcatttttaaaacatgtagatATGCGTAAGGTGATAGAAAATAAGGAATTCACTCTAACGCTAGTTG
Protein-coding sequences here:
- the LOC123549242 gene encoding uncharacterized protein LOC123549242 gives rise to the protein MYVATPYGRVHIGNYQELFHEKLGSKQKTRELNEIYITSASGIGKTSYGKRMAMAWCQAHDPLDEDQEWFDELDLEEMKRFEFFFFIPLRDIKRLNSYIDDMISQEIISDLAGGHNYEVSNFLQEILRQHRCLIFLDGLDEYTSQAESPLNQASKIPKRKVRNNCTYITTTRPWKLENVRLTKKQIERKVEMCGLNTESADRLIELVIAKLKDAYGLEKDPEDCKTELKLRKLEGFKSIPIVLLQLICLWYAGKPLGSSQCEVYSNMLELLFSRANQKYPGTATEGDGDPIMLPGCFEKHINCRKNQTLLISLGKLSFNALFRGSLDSPYVINKSFVVPCNISEAQLQYCHQVGILTQVKVEDHILGQEQSFSFLHQTFQEFLAGLYISTTSLQETSKILSNTFRSVADIVEMSTIFTVISGLRPAIISNLVSSLGSILVEDPCIGEYMGGIDHGDTNFNLKRLQSVMLDCLKESQDNGHGNLKLYLVCIFIRGGCQQPPHHLTNLKRILIDNAYTLKAIDIVNIDEDTVNELQLVQSINTIEKISIHDCKLAELVQGLICKSANNLSCLQIRTVSPGTNFLSALENCHNLRSLSVWDVLLEHESFESLATFLSASKQMKQIELRSIECATENGQAIQCEGHHIDLSSHTELETFDTFDTKIFVNGLNTQNLTYCALRSFPSTEDIADVLLLLKNSSKLKHLICTNLANIDRINQILPTLMALKHLEVLLSTKELPTDVETSASSVQISRNMTSLETVTLQHFRMTKASFHQFVDGLLDLEQKVTVHLGDRSFISTDDFKGAIEIVESNPECKVIKTETDGKIFAFNTTERRFAGHNQTKTTNNESKENDKSVVIINGKNSYINNFRKVLIIILGIIFVITITLLAFSSSDVRGRDL